The sequence below is a genomic window from Microcebus murinus isolate Inina chromosome 4, M.murinus_Inina_mat1.0, whole genome shotgun sequence.
ATTTGGGACCCCATAATGTGATGCCTTAGCTCATGTGACTTCTATACACAAACTAATTACAGTCTTGAGGAATCTTAGGAAATTATAACTGGGATGAGGATGGAGGGAGATTAAAGATGGCCTAGTGTGGTCTTCTCATTTTGTTGGTGGGAAGACTGAGCCCTGAATAGAGTACAGCCTGCTCAAGTTCACACGGTAGTTAGTGGTCAAGATGGGCCCAACCCTGGGCTCCTGGCCACAGCCTGGCTGGCATAATGCTCTCATGGGCTCACCTCTTCCGAACCTGGAAGCCACCACAAAGAAGTCCTGCCCATTCCTTTTATGGAACAACTAAGAAAAAATGAACTCTTTAGGATGTTACCTTTAAATAGGAAGACTAGGTCCTTGTCAAAATCCTCATAGGCAGCCTGTATACCATTTGGCAGGGATGGccagaatagagaaataaaattgagtTCAACGCTTCGTAGCTGAGGATGTCTTCTCCAGAAGTACCTAATGGAcataagaaaatacacacacacacacacacacacacacacacacacacacacaaaatagtcTAAGTAGGTGTTTTCTATGATTCTTGGGATAGTAATGGCCCTTATAAGATTGCTGGAAGGTTATAACAACATGGTGATTGCAAAGTCTAGCATAGTGGCCAGCACAAGGCTAAGCTTTATGGTGATGTTGTCCATGTGGTAAGTACTTTACAGTTTTTGGAGGAGGCCACAGGAGTGATCTTACTTGATTATATTCGGCATTGCCCCTGCCTTACACATTGTATCTTTCATTATTGCTCCCACTAATGTTGAGAATATATAGCCATCCACAAAAGCAACCGCAGTACACTCAGCCAATCACAAAATTGCACAATCACAAATTAgccaatggaaaaacaaaaatttcaatcaGTGAGATGATTGGTCACACAGCTGGCTAAGTGGTGGTTTCCATTTACTCGGCTGATTTTAGGCGGAATTGATGTCAGGTAAACTCAGCTATGGGGCTCCCAAGCAGCTGTAGCCTATGTCCTTTTATATCACCACCGACATCTGAATGTGTGCGTGTCTTaggtttattttctctcttcctaggTGTTTTGAGTTATtcagaaaaacactaaaaattccAATGAGACACATATGTGAAGAATTCAAAGGAAAAGGTCAGTAGCTTGTGGTTAATTAGAATCCAGCTTTAAAGTATGTCAGTaagagaaaccaaaagaaagaataGTTCAATTTTATActtgtctttaaagaaaaatatttctccacGGAGTGTGGTGATAGCATCAAATGTCAATCTGGGGTCGCAGGCCATGGGTGTGCTTGGTCCGGTAGGttggatagggttgtttgaaGGTCctgtgggaggaaaaaaaaggactTTTTATAAGCATAACTCCAGTGTGACTCTTAGTGTGCTGAAGACACTTCTCAGAAAGGTGAGGGGTCTTCACGTGTAGAGAAATGCTGCCAGACTATCCCACAAGGTATTAAAGTAACTGTGCATTTGGTCCTCTTaaagtttttctttgctttttaaataagagtATTTATGGTTTTCGGGGTCATTTCCAAGTTAAGTTGTGAAgtaaagaattttgaattttgtgctCCCCCCCCTTAAATTCTAATCTAACCCTTCTCCCCCTCGTCGttcctctttctacttttttggtcACTCAGTGtccacttcctccttccccaccaaAATCCATCTTCCGGAAAGGATCTGATATTAGTCTTTTACtctatattataaattttggTTTACTTGTATCAATATCCTTTCTACAGGTGTTTGCATTTGAATGTGTTCTCTCATTGTAGGATGAAGGGCTGTACAAATAGTTGAGAGAATTTAAAACATGGGTGGGCAAGGGAAGGACGCATTGTTGCCaggtgggcaggggaaggagtTGACAATGGAGGTGGTTAGAAGAGAGCTCATCATTCCTGGAACTGCCACTGTTACAAAAATGCCCTGGTTGTGGTACTCTGGCATGCTTGACTCGACAGTGCTGTCCCACCAGAGGGGGAGAGCATTTTCCCCAATTGCACTGCACTCTGCTCCACTCTCTCTCATTCTGTTCTACTTTTCAGAGAGTAGCAAATCCCTTCTCTGGTTGCCTGTTTTACTCACATCCACTAGAGAGCAGGAAggcaagagagaggagagatgcCAGGGTCTTACCCAGGCAGGACTTCTTATGACAGGGCATAAAACCCCGCATACCAATCCCTGAAAAATGTcagtaatacttttaaaaagtatcagtaatttaaaaaaatatatatcttctttcTGTATTCCACTTCCAttcccctccttctcccacagacaactattttatttttttcagtttttttaaatttcagcatattatgggggtacaaatgttaaggttacgtatattgcccatgcccccactcccccctccagACAACTATTTTAATATGTTCactctatattttttgtttgcatatttCTTGAACATGCCTAGCTTTGTCTATATATGTTTTAGATCTATGTGGATTCATACATTGTATAATTTAATTAACGTTATAGAATATGtatcattctgtttctttttcacaaaGCATGAAGTTTTGAAGATCCATCTACATTGTTGCCATATGTGCATCTAATTCCGTGCTTATAACTGCTGCACATTACTGCATGGCATGCAACCACCACATTTTACCTTCTGAtaacccctcccctccccacccccagtgccctCTAACTTCCACCACCAGAAATAAGACTGCAGTGACCATCCTTGACATGACTTGTACATGGATAGCCCTTTATAGTCCTATGTGAGAATTTCTTTGCAAAACACATTTAGGAGCAGGATTGCTGTAGGAGAAGGGACAGTCGTATCTTTTTAGAATATACAAAATTGGAAAGcataaaaaaggaggaggaggaaaaacaatCCCTACCAATCAAAGACAATGACTGGGAAGCATGTGTTGTATTTCTTCCTGATGTTTCTTTTAAGGCAGCAATGTGGGCTCAGCCCCACCCTAAGCCTCCTCTGCGGATGCTATATTACCCGGGACTGTCAGAGTTGAATTTGAGCTTGCCCAGAGTACAGACCAGCTAGAAGGGCAAAGGGAGAGAGATCCTGGGTTTTTTGACCTGCCCCCAGGCCCCACGTACTGTACTATTCTTTAGATGGCCTTACCGTAGATGGCCTGAATGCCATTGATGTCATCCTGAGGGAGCGTGTAAGTGCTGGGTTCGCTGAACGCGTAGTTGGGATACATCAAGGCACCGGCGTCAGAGGAGTGAGCGAGCCCCAAGGAATGGCCGAATTCATGAGCAGCAACAAGAAACAAGTTGTAATCTGAAATGCAAGCATGTGTGGTGAATGGCTCCATGTGGATCCAAGGGAGGTAGAGATATGACCTAAAGGAACACAACCTCAGAGCCAAGGCTGCCTGGGGAAACAGCTCTTCCCACTCCCGTCTTTTTCATCTTCCCTTCAGGTACTTGAGGAAGTGAACTTGGGAGGAATAAAGATACAAAGTCACAGGTAAGGAGTGTGAACTTCTCATCAAATTTTAGGACCACGAAAAGCTGTCTTTATTCCAATTCCCTCATTTTATGGATGTagatctgaggctcagagaaattatgGCCGAGCCATGGGTTTCAAGACTCTAGGAACCCTCCTCCTCATGTGCTCCACACCCACCCTCTCCTGTGTCTCAGACCCTCAGCCTCATTAGTGGAGTCTCGGTGAGTGAGTAGTTAGAAAAGAAGCTGCCAGGCAGCAGAGGAGCCACAGATGCAGGGCTGGCTCATGTTGGCTTCCTCATTGCCCATAGCCTACCATTGGCTCTTCTCTGTTTGTGAGCTCTCCAAGCAGCTCTAGGAATTTTCCACTGGAGAGAGACAAACCCTGGCTCTTATTGCTCCCTTTCCCCATCTTTTAACTTCCATGATTGTAATGTCTTTCACAACTGGGAACTTAAAAACTTCCAAGGATCCCACTTCCTATCAGATAAAACCCAACCTCCTTTCCTTGGCCTTCAGAACCTCCTTCATGTGGCTCCAGTAGATATCTTAGGGCTCGACTTCTGTTATGAATCCTTCAGTCCAGCCAGTCTACATGCTACTTCACAAACACACTGTGCATGTTCCTACAtgcctacttttaaaaataataataatgatgatagttGTAGATACCTACCACATGCCAGGCAGTGTAGTATTATTTCATCCTCATAATATTTTTCTGAGGTTTTATTAGCAACACATTTACAGTAAAGGATCTGTGTCAAACCTAGGTATAATAGTGAGATCTACATTTTTACCAAAATGGTCAACTTTCTGTTGATAATTAGCCTAGTAAAATTTGACCCATGCTCCAAGACTTGCTTTTTTATCACCACATGTGTTCATAAGTGCACTTCAGAAACCATCTTTGAGTGCCTTGAGTACTGTTTGAGAGAATGGTTGGGTGATGTGGTTCTTTCCTCTCCAGGAGGACATAGTCTAGAAGGGGAGATATATGtgcaaacaactcaaatgcccagaATAATGAGAGAAAACAGTTAAAGAAAGAGATACAAAGATTGTCAGAATTCTGTGGTGAAGTTCTCATTTCCAGCTGAAGACAAGATAGAAGGTGGCCTTTGACATAGCATGGAAAGATGAGAGATTTTCAAAGGTGGTGCATGGGACAAGGAGAGGAAGCAATGTGTGCAAACATAGAGAAGATGGAAAGCACAGGGTATAATCTGGAAACAGGGAATGTGCAACGTAGCTGGTGTATATGAAAGATGGAGACAAGCCAAGAAAGATGAGGGAGGAAAAGTCACCTTCAATTCCAAGTGAAGATATTTGGACATTATTTGATGAAGAATATGTAAGAATTGAAACTTTAAAGCAGGAGAATAATATAATCCAAAATGGTCTTTCCAAAGACAAACTCTGCTGCAATGCTAGCAAAAATTAgaagaagcagagattggagatGGAGAATCCAGTTAGAAATCTGGATCATTAGTTTCAGTAAGAGGGAATCATCTGAACTAGTGGAGGAGGCAGTAGGAATACACAGTATGGAGAATTGCTACTTATCCTTGGGTACACAAAGCTCCTAGCACAGGGGCTTAAGTAGAATAGACACAACATATATACTGAGAATACGGTAGGAAGAACAGGTGCCAAGCAAAGGTAGAAGGTGCCTTTCCTATTTCAAAAAAGTGCTCTCCGGCATATAGTTGCCCCATGGCCTGGTGAAGTACCACGTGGTCTGGATATACCTGTGCTCAGCCTTTTTTCTTCGGGAAGCCCAGCCCTTCTTAGTCTGGTCCTTCTGAAAGGAGTGGTTTGCTGCATAGGAACATACCACTGAAAAAGAGCTCCATGAAGATGAAATAACTACATGAGGGAGAATGTGCCTACTCTTTTCTAAATAGAATAATTTCTAAATGAATTTCTAAAACAAGTGAAAAATAGGCCCTTTCCAAACATCattctatttcagaatattaaaagaCTTTATAGCAgtggtcagcaaactttttctgtaaatggccagatagtaaatattttaggctttgtgggccaaaaaatctctgttgcaactactcagctTTGCCATTGCAGAGTGAAAGCAGCCATGGtgatacataaacaaatgaatgtggccctgttccaataaaactttatttatacaaACAGAGTCTGGGCAGGATTTGGTCATGATCTGTAGTTTTCTGATCCCTCCCCTAGGAAGTAAGGTCAGTAATTAgcttcaggattttaaaaaaacctaaattgACTTAGAATTTTGAggcagaaaattttcaaatgatcAGTTTGTATGAgtctgaaattttataataacttGGGTGTGTacgggtgtgtgtgtctgtgtgtatgatAATGTGGAAAAGATTAATTCAGAAGCTGCATGTAGACATAACCTTGGTCAACTTACTGTTGAAGTTTGTGGTCCACGTTTCTTCTGCATCAAAATGAACATCTCCTCCAATGCCTGGGCCTGGCTGAAAGGCATGAGCAAGGATTCCATTGGGTCCATCAAATGGAGAGTTGTCACCATGATCTGAAATAAGACATTTTGTACTAGGTCCTTGCTGAGTTTCAGGTTAGCCAGGGAAGGCAAAACTGAGCATGATTCCTTTTCCTACCTCTTTGGACAAAAGCAATCTTGATGTCTGCTTCTCCCTGTGAGATTCTGGTGAAGGTCAGAGGTGATGCACCACTCCAGAGTTTAAAGGCCTTCTCAAAGGCTGCTCCCACTTCAGCTACTGACAACTGTTGGGTATGGCTTATAATCCTTCAAAATGAGAAGGTGTGTGAAGGGTTTGTTACGGTTCAGAACAGTAGACTATCAACAGATTGAATTGTTCCATTTTGGAGAGAGTTGCACACGTGATGTGGTACCCCTGGAGAGGGTATAAGGAGGGCATGCAAGCCTCAGGGCAGAAGACAGACACGGGTTCTGGATAAGTTTCGAAGTGTCTTTAAACCTCCATTTCCTTATTCATAAAatagaagataataaaataacatcCCTCTTATAGGGTTGTTATGGGGattaaatacatgtaaaacatttagTTCACTACttggcaaatattaatagtaggatTTCACAAATATTAGggattatcatcattattattatcaagaTGTATGAAAGTGGGGCCAGATTCTTTCTAGGAATCATTAAGTCTTTTTGGGGTCCTAAAGTGGGTCCTTAAAGAGATAGCCTAACATCGCCACACTCTTCTTTGGATTGTTAGAAAAGGAAGACTAAAATGGCAGGCTTTGGAGTGAAAAGAACCCATGGAATCTCTACCCTTGTATTCTCATACTCATTCGCTATTCACACTTCACTCATTCACTATTCAGAACCTGCCAGGGTAGGGATCTTTATCTATTTTCCCCAACTGTATACTAAGTCCTAGAATGGTGTTGGGCATATCATAAAAGCATAATCAatactggctgaatgaatgaatgaatgaatgaattctgaaACTCTAGAAATATCACCTGTAGGTTACGTTAGTGTGTTCCCATTTGGGGCTTCCTGGGGTTATCATAAAACTACTACTGTCGGGCACTCCACAGCGAGGCTTTTCCATCACCTCCAGAGTTTCTGCATCTGGCTTCCCTGTCACATTCAATCCAAAAAATCGCTGCATTTCTTTAAGCTTTTCAACAACCATACTAGCGCTGTTCTTCCTTGCAGTCCGATATTGGTTGCTTGGTAATCGGTAGAACTTTTCTAGGTAGTCCTGGACAAAGACAAACACACAAGGGTCCTTGCTGTGAAATGGTCTTCAGTTCTCTGGGCATTTTGAAATCCTTTTTAAGTTATTAAAGAGGACAAACCAGAATTAATAATCTAATAGCCACAGGAACAATAACACAAACTTTTAGGTTGACTTTGAGAGAACAATGCCTATTAGAAAGAATAGTCCCTCATTCCCCCATTCAGTGCTCCAACTAATGGTTATACACAAAAATAGATCTCTCATAAAGGATAAGAACCAAGTGCAAAGTGCTAATATATAGTTGGGAGACTGCCTtagttttataacaaaaaatagaactagCATTAACTGAATTCTCTTGAGGTATTAGTTGCATCaatgcagattttcttttttatcttcttttcattaCTGTAGAAAAGGTTTAATCACCCtcatgaagaaatggaaacacaCAGAAATAAGAAACTTGCCAGGTGACAGTTTAGCTTCCAACTCACCATGTTGCCTCTCAAATGACAACAgataatttgaaaagaagaacTCCAAATATGTTTTGTGGTAATGGCAGTATCATTGATATTAGCATTTTATTCACCAAGGTAACTCTTTGAAAGGGGCCAATACTTCTTTGGAAGTAAAGGTTCTGAGGGGTGTTAACAGGCCACTTGGGAAGCTTCTTCATCATACCTCATGCAGCCCATGAACACCTGGCATTTTGGAGGggtcttagttcattttctgttgctgtaatAGAATACTAAGATTGAgggatttataaataaaagggtttattttgctgttggttctggaggctggcaagttcAAGACCAGGTGGCTGCATCTGgtcagcttctggtgagggccttgtgTTGTATCATAACATGCTGGAGAAGTGGAAGGGGAAGTAGGTACATGCAAAAAGGGGCAAAACACGAGGGGTGGCcttgctttataacaacccactctctcAATAACCAATCCCACAAGAATGAGAACACACTCCAGGGAGAATTAATCCCATCCCACAAGAGTagcattcatttaacaaataagcACCTTTTAAAAGCCCTACCTCCTAACACTGCCGCACTGGAGACCAAATTTCCAGCATGTAGTTCTGAGGGCCACCCTTAGACCATAGCAGTAGGTGACACAGAACAGAGCATGTACTTTGGGATCAGACAGGTTTGGGTTCAAATCTTAGCTCTACCATGAATTATCTCTGAGTACTTGGATGTATTATTTATCTGATTTAAGATTCACTTTTGTTTctgaaatgtaaataataatgctCCTATCACAGGGTTGtcgtgagaattaagtgagatagtGTTTGTGAAATGCCTAGCAAGGTGCCCTTCCCAAAGTAAGCACTTGATGGACTTTTGCTATTAACCCAGGACTTATTTACTATTACCGTGGTGAGAGATAACCctccaaaagacaagaagaagaataattttctaaaattctaatgctaaaaaaaaaagctgtacaTGAGAAATTTGTGACAGCATTACCttgtgtttcttaaaaatttggCCCGACTTTAATTCTGTGAAACAATTCTGGTAAATAACTATTGGTTCTGCTTTTATAATGCTTCCAAAAGTTTGTAAACAGTTCACAATCTGGTGTTGGGAAACCTGATTACACTAAGAACTCATTTTCGGATCAAAATCTGATTACACTAAGAGCTCATTTTCTGATCAAAATCTGATTACACTAAGAGCTCATTTTCTAGTTCATTATAACCACCCATCCCCAGGTTCTCTTCTACATACAAAATTTTTAACTGCAAAAATATGTCCATATAGGAAATATCATATAGTAATTGAGTCACAAATACACTGGAAGGGAAAATCTTAGGTAAGTAGAAAGAAAACCATTTCGTTTTATAAATGCAATCATTCTTTCTAAAAGGGCTTGGCTCCCAGCTGGAGGCAGCTCTACGGCAGTATTTTCCCAGGCTTTGATGAGTTCAGCTTGGTTTCATGGTCAACTTTTAGATGGCCCAGTCCTTGCCAGCTTGGAACCCTTCAGATCACTAAAGGATATGTTCAACCTCAAGAAAATCACCTAGATAATCTCTTTTGGTCTGttttaactaaaaagaaaacaacccacACAAGTTCCTAATAATCAGCAAATTAACCTAATTAACCTAATTGATGGTTAATTTACCTGAACGATTTTTGCATTTCTCCCTTCGGAAGGTACAGGAAAGGCCTTAGAAAGCTCCATGTGGAGTAACAGCAGAAGCGGAAGCGTCTTCAGACAGAACATGACGTTTTCTTTAAACACCACCCTATCTGGTCTCCTTTCTGCCCCTCTGGGCAGGGCCGTTCCCCTGGTGAGTGCCCTGAGTTCACAGCGTCCCCTGTCACCCACTGCTCTCCTTTGGTCCCTTTTAAAGCCATGTCTAAAACAATTGCTGCATCAGGAACATGGAGCAACACAGGCCAATTACACCCTGACAGTTTTGCAATTTTATAATGCGATTTAGTGCCCTTACATGGGGAAATCTTTCAACAGAACAAAATGCAATTTGCTACTCcttgcctttggggtttttagTTAGCAAAACTGTCTGGTCAAGGAAAACAGGAACTCAATTCTGGAGTTATCAGTGTACATTTTCTGACTGTATAAGATACTGAAGCTGTGTTAATTTGTGAAAGGAAGCATTGTTAGATTAGTGGTAGGGATCTTGGGACCAAGGAGCCTAACTAGAAACTTCTCTGTACTTATCCGCCTTCACTGTATGTAGGGAGATTGGGTGCTTGAGTGTGTTATCACAAGCAGGCTTTGTATGGGGGTCCCAGGGCAGCTTCTGGAGGATGTGGCTCTGGAATCAATGTGTTAGAGAATTCCCAATCTGCAAGCTGGATTTCATACAGAAAAGGCAAAGAGAGCAATGCTGGTGATGATCataaacatttgctaaatatTGGTGATGGCCCAGACATTCATACTACACATATATTACTTCAATCATCCTCATGCAGCCTCAAGAAGGAGATGTCATtgtttatctccattttacagaggtttGGATGACTTGTGCAAGCCACATGCTCAGTTAGTGGAGGGGCCAGGACTCAACCCTAGGGGTCTGGTTAGAGCCACTGAGCCGGGAGATACTACGTCGTCAGGCTCTGTGTGATGGTTTCTCATTTGAGTCCTGGCTGGCCCACAGTGGAGCAGTAGCTCTAGGTCTGCAACAGCTGGGATACTTTGGCTCATATTCATGGAGGAGAAGACAAAGGAGGGCGAGAATGAAATGTCTTCTATATTCCCAAGGAAgtaagaggctcagagaggatttCCAGACAACATGGCTACACAGGGGTCTGTACTGGTTAGAGGCCCTTGGGCATGATTTCCAAATCATGTTACCTGGTCCCACTTATTCCAACTCCACATGGATGTAAATTGTTAACATCCACAGTCTTTGTGCATATTCACttacatatatgcacatgtatttttAAGGGTGGATATGCTTatgtataaatgcatatgtatacatggaTGACATATGTATTAACAAGTATATAGTGTCTTTGTTTGAGATGTTATAGTAAGGAGTTCAGTTTCCTCTTGATGTCTCTTAGGAGCTCTGTAAACAATCTAAAGGAATGTGCCCTGGGTTCGAATATTCATGATGTAGATTCttgtattcattcaataaacatttcctgCCACCTACCATATACCAGGTGCTGTGATGGGTACTAGATTATTGGAGCGAAGTTAATACAGGTTCAGACAAAATGCCATGGGAGTCCAGAGGACAGAGTCACGGTGGGGGGAGGTGGAACAAAGGAAAGCTTCATGAGGGAGGTAGAATTTGAGCTGGACCTTCAAGAAGTGGTAGAGTGCAGACATGCAGAGATGTGGCaatcaattattattttgttattatttcagcatattatgggggtacaaatgttaagtttacctatattgcctatgcccccctcacctgcccgacacccgattaatgttattcctatatgtccacttaagtgtggatccattaataccaatttgctggtgagtacatgtgatgcttgtttgtCCAATTCTTTGTACCAATGTGGTACCTTTTCCATCCCCGCCAAGTTGTTCAAGTTGTTCTAAGATCGTGATCATGTTAATCTTCCCCGGGTGCACGACTTCATGTTCCTTCCTCCATGATAGGTGTTTAGTGAAAAAATCCTTTTGGCTCAATGAAAATGCCTTAATATTGGTCTGTCTCTGTGTTGAGTTATCTTGATACACTGACTGGCTTGTTTACAAAGTCTATAAATGTACTTTCTTCTGAGCTTAACGGCAAGTGATTTAGATGAGAATCCAAAACTTTGGTGAACTCAGTTCTTTGGTGTTTGTCTAAATGCTGTGCTAAAAATCGGAATTGTTGGATCTAGATCCCTGGCAACAGTTCCGGCCGTGGTGGACAAGGCCGCACTGCATTTGTCTTCAGGGCCTTCAGTTTGTACTTTCCAAACCCTTTCCTCACACCTGACCACCGTCTGTCACCATGATGTCCGTGCCTCGCTCTCCTCTGGTACCTGGGACCTGGAGGGGGTTCTCTCAGGTCCTCTCACCAAAAGATCAGCTGTCAGTCATTTACACTTCAGTGCGAACTTATGGGCTATTTGCCTTTTAAGTAGATTTCTtcctagaaaacaaacaaacaaatttttttaaattgaaggttTTGTTCAATATTAACATGAGTTCCAGAGCAAGTTAAGAGGATGAAGGAAATTTAGTTCGAACAGAGTACATGTAGGATCGTTCTGTCTCCCGAGTACTAACCACCCTCCCACACACCCCGTG
It includes:
- the MMP8 gene encoding neutrophil collagenase; the protein is MFCLKTLPLLLLLHMELSKAFPVPSEGRNAKIVQDYLEKFYRLPSNQYRTARKNSASMVVEKLKEMQRFFGLNVTGKPDAETLEVMEKPRCGVPDSSSFMITPGSPKWEHTNVTYRIISHTQQLSVAEVGAAFEKAFKLWSGASPLTFTRISQGEADIKIAFVQRDHGDNSPFDGPNGILAHAFQPGPGIGGDVHFDAEETWTTNFNNYNLFLVAAHEFGHSLGLAHSSDAGALMYPNYAFSEPSTYTLPQDDINGIQAIYGPSNNPIQPTGPSTPMACDPRLTFDAITTLRGEIFFFKDKYFWRRHPQLRSVELNFISLFWPSLPNGIQAAYEDFDKDLVFLFKGNQYWAMSGYDIQQGYPRHISNYGFPSNVQAIDAAVSYGRKTYFFVNDQLWRYDNQRQAMDPGYPQSISSTFPGIQSRVDAVFQQDDFFLFFSGPRYYAFNLSTNRVTRLDKSNKWLNCR